One genomic segment of Canis lupus familiaris isolate Mischka breed German Shepherd chromosome 22, alternate assembly UU_Cfam_GSD_1.0, whole genome shotgun sequence includes these proteins:
- the GPR183 gene encoding G-protein coupled receptor 183 isoform X2, which produces MDNLTTPSAATQGSDCDLYAHYNTARILMPLHYSIVFIIGLVGNVLALVVIIQNRKKINSTTLYSTNLVISDILFTTALPTRIAYYALGFDWRIGEALCRITALVFYINTYAGVNFMTCLSIDRFFAVVHPLRYNKMKRIEHAKGICIFVWILVFAQTLPLLIKPMSKQEEERTTCMEYPNFEETKSLPWILLGACFIGYVLPLLIILVCYSQICCKLFKTAKQNPLTEKSGVNKKALNTIIFIIVVFVLCFTPYHVAIIQHMIKKLHFPDLLECSQRHSFQISLHFTVCLMNFNCCMDPFIYFFACKGYKRKVMKMLKRQVSVSISSAVRSAPEENSREMTETQTMIHSKSLNGK; this is translated from the coding sequence ATGGACAATTTAACTACACCCTCTGCAGCTACTCAGGGAAGTGACTGTGATCTCTATGCACACTACAACACAGCCAGGATACTAATGCCTCTGCATTACAGCATTGTCTTCATAATTGGGCTTGTAGGAAACGTGCTAGCCTTGGTGGTTATtattcaaaacaggaaaaaaatcaactctaCCACTCTATATTCAACAAATTTGGTGATTTCTGATATACTTTTTACCACTGCCTTGCCTACACGGATAGCCTACTATGCACTGGGCTTTGACTGGAGAATCGGTGAGGCCTTGTGTAGGATAACTGCTCTTGTGTTTTACATCAATACATACGCAGGTGTGAATTTCATGACCTGCTTGAGCATTGACCGGTTCTTTGCTGTGGTGCACCCTCTACGGTACAACAAGATGAAAAGAATCGAACATGCAAAAGGCATTTGCATATTTGTCTGGATTCTAGTATTTGCTCAAACACTCCCACTACTCATAAAACCTATGtcaaagcaggaggaagaaaggactACATGCATGGAATATCCAAactttgaagaaacaaaatctctTCCGTGGATTCTGCTTGGTGCATGTTTCATAGGATATGTGCTTCCTCTTCTAATCATTCTTGTGTGCTACTCTCAAATCTGTTGCAAACTCTTTAAAACTGCCAAACAAAACCCACTGACTGAGAAATCTGGTGTAAACAAAAAGGCTCTcaacacaattatttttataattgttgtgTTTGTTCTCTGTTTCACACCTTACCATGTTGCAATTATTCAACACATGATTAAGAAGCTTCATTTTCCTGATCTCCTGGAATGCAGCCAAAGACATTCATTCCAGATCTCTCTGCACTTTACAGTATGTCTGATGAACTTCAATTGCTGCATGGacccttttatatatttctttgcatGTAAAGGGTACAAGAGAAAGGTTATGAAGATGCTGAAGCGTCAGGTCAGTGTGTCAATTTCCAGTGCTGTGAGGTCAGCCCCTGAAGAAAACTCACGTGAAATGACGGAAACTCAAACAATGATACATTCCAAgtctttaaatggaaaataa
- the GPR183 gene encoding G-protein coupled receptor 183 isoform X1 has protein sequence MEAPTSHSERFCTPLTDTKMDNLTTPSAATQGSDCDLYAHYNTARILMPLHYSIVFIIGLVGNVLALVVIIQNRKKINSTTLYSTNLVISDILFTTALPTRIAYYALGFDWRIGEALCRITALVFYINTYAGVNFMTCLSIDRFFAVVHPLRYNKMKRIEHAKGICIFVWILVFAQTLPLLIKPMSKQEEERTTCMEYPNFEETKSLPWILLGACFIGYVLPLLIILVCYSQICCKLFKTAKQNPLTEKSGVNKKALNTIIFIIVVFVLCFTPYHVAIIQHMIKKLHFPDLLECSQRHSFQISLHFTVCLMNFNCCMDPFIYFFACKGYKRKVMKMLKRQVSVSISSAVRSAPEENSREMTETQTMIHSKSLNGK, from the coding sequence AGATTCTGCACACCATTAACGGATACAAAAATGGACAATTTAACTACACCCTCTGCAGCTACTCAGGGAAGTGACTGTGATCTCTATGCACACTACAACACAGCCAGGATACTAATGCCTCTGCATTACAGCATTGTCTTCATAATTGGGCTTGTAGGAAACGTGCTAGCCTTGGTGGTTATtattcaaaacaggaaaaaaatcaactctaCCACTCTATATTCAACAAATTTGGTGATTTCTGATATACTTTTTACCACTGCCTTGCCTACACGGATAGCCTACTATGCACTGGGCTTTGACTGGAGAATCGGTGAGGCCTTGTGTAGGATAACTGCTCTTGTGTTTTACATCAATACATACGCAGGTGTGAATTTCATGACCTGCTTGAGCATTGACCGGTTCTTTGCTGTGGTGCACCCTCTACGGTACAACAAGATGAAAAGAATCGAACATGCAAAAGGCATTTGCATATTTGTCTGGATTCTAGTATTTGCTCAAACACTCCCACTACTCATAAAACCTATGtcaaagcaggaggaagaaaggactACATGCATGGAATATCCAAactttgaagaaacaaaatctctTCCGTGGATTCTGCTTGGTGCATGTTTCATAGGATATGTGCTTCCTCTTCTAATCATTCTTGTGTGCTACTCTCAAATCTGTTGCAAACTCTTTAAAACTGCCAAACAAAACCCACTGACTGAGAAATCTGGTGTAAACAAAAAGGCTCTcaacacaattatttttataattgttgtgTTTGTTCTCTGTTTCACACCTTACCATGTTGCAATTATTCAACACATGATTAAGAAGCTTCATTTTCCTGATCTCCTGGAATGCAGCCAAAGACATTCATTCCAGATCTCTCTGCACTTTACAGTATGTCTGATGAACTTCAATTGCTGCATGGacccttttatatatttctttgcatGTAAAGGGTACAAGAGAAAGGTTATGAAGATGCTGAAGCGTCAGGTCAGTGTGTCAATTTCCAGTGCTGTGAGGTCAGCCCCTGAAGAAAACTCACGTGAAATGACGGAAACTCAAACAATGATACATTCCAAgtctttaaatggaaaataa